ATTCCTGGACGCCGGCAGTTTCCGCTTCACCGGCACGCTGGACCAGGCCCGGGCCTCTGAGGATCGCCTGCTGCGGGCCTTCCTGGAAGGGCGGGAGGAGGAACGAGAAGATGTCGCTTAAGAGCCCGGAGCTTCGAGTCGGCGCGGTGGTCCTCACCGCCCTTGTCATCCTGCTGGCGGCGGTGCTGCTGGTGGGCGAGCAGGATCATCTCTTCTCCCAAAAGAACGAGTACTTCATCCGCTTTCCCAACGTCCTCGGCCTGACCCCGGGCAATCCGGTGCAGCTGAGCGGCGTCAACGTCGGCCGGGTGGACCGCATCGTGGTCCCCGACGAAATCGAAAAGCAGATGCTCGAGGTGTGGATCTCCGTCGACGAACGCTACGCCCAACGGTTGCGCACCGACTCCCAGGCGAGCATCAAGACCCTGGGACTGCTGGGAGACAAATACATCGAGATCACCTCCGGCACCGCGACGGCGGAGGAGCTGCCGTCCGGCGCCGAGATCGAGACCGCTCCCACCACCGAGCTCGACGAGCTCCTGGCCTCCGGCGGGGACATGATGGACAACCTGGTCGCCATCTCCGT
The sequence above is a segment of the Acidobacteriota bacterium genome. Coding sequences within it:
- a CDS encoding MlaD family protein — protein: MSLKSPELRVGAVVLTALVILLAAVLLVGEQDHLFSQKNEYFIRFPNVLGLTPGNPVQLSGVNVGRVDRIVVPDEIEKQMLEVWISVDERYAQRLRTDSQASIKTLGLLGDKYIEITSGTATAEELPSGAEIETAPTTELDELLASGGDMMDNLVAISVSLKDLLVQIQSGEGYLGALIATPGPGEPTAQEMRADLAATLHSFSLAASALENGDGTLPRLINDPNLANRLDASLERLEGILADVSEGDGMLPMML